A stretch of DNA from Desulfallas thermosapovorans DSM 6562:
AGTTGTCATTATGGGTTATAATATGTAATGATATTGTCCGGGGGGTGAATTACCTGCGAAGTAGAGTAAAGGGCAGTGACCACATGTGCTTTGGCTGCAGCCCGGCCAATCCCATTGGCTTGAAACTAAAATTTAAAATGGATGGTGATATTTGCCGTACCGAATTTGAGGCGGGGGAAGAGCACCAGGGCTGGAACGGTTATATGCACGGGGGCCTTATTGCCGCCTTGCTGGATGAAACAATGGCCTGGTGGCTGTGGTTGAAGGATATTTCCATTATGACGGTGGAAATGAACACCCGGTACAGTATCGGGGTGCCCATAAAAACCAGGCTTGTGGTGGAATCGTGGTGCGAAGAGGTAAAAAGGGACAGGCTTTATTTAATGGCCGGGCGGATCATACTGCCTGGCGGCAAGACCGCCGTCAAGGCTACGGCCAAGTTTATGAAGATTGACCCGGCGCAAATATAGAGATTGTTGGAGGTATTTTAGACTCATGACCAGAGAAGAGGCATATAAACTCTTAAAACAGCATTTAAAAAACAAAAATTTGATAAAACACTCCCTGGCCGTGGAGGCTGTGATGCGGCGCCTGGCTGAACATTTCAATGAGGATGTTGAGAAGTGGGGCCTGGCGGGGCTGCTGCATGATATTGATTACGATCGTACAAAGGATGACCCGCATAGACACAGCTTGGAGGGGGCCGATTTGCTGGCGGATAAGGGACTGCCCGGCGATGTGGTGTATGCTGTGCGGGTGCATAACGAGGCCCACGGCTTACCCCGTAAAACGCTTATGGACAAGGCGTTGTATTCCACCGACCCGCTGACCGGGTTAATTGTTGCCGGGGCGCTGGTAAGACCGGAAAAGAAGCTGTCCGCTGTGGATGTTACCTTCCTCAAGAAAAAATATGGAGAAAAGGCTTTCGCCCGGGGTGCCAACCGTGAAATAATTGCGGCTTGCTCTGAAATGGGACTGGAGCTTGAAGAGTTTTTGGCCCTGGGTTTGGAAGCCATGCAGGGCATTGCTGGTGAAATGGGATTGTGACGGCCGGGCGGCTGGATTTAATTGATGTGCCTTGGTGAGGTAGCCGGGAATAATAATGCCAAGCATGTTGACAGTATTATGGATTATGGTATAATTAATAATTACCTGGTGGCGTAATGCTTGTAATTTTTGTTCCATAATTTATCGACGTAGCTTAAAAGCCCTGCCGGAGAATATGGTTGGGCTTTGATTATCGAGGTGTTCTTTATGTCGGCCAAGACAATTGTAAACCGCAAGGCACGTCATGAGTATCATATTGATGAAACCTATGAAGCCGGTATCGCTTTGTCCGGCACGGAAATCAAGTCCATACGGGCCGGTAAAGCCAATCTTCAGGATAGTTACGCCCGGATTGAAAACGGCGAACTGGTGTTGTATAATATGCATATAAGCCCCTATGAACAGGGCAACCGGTTTAACCATGAACCCAAGCGCCCGCGGAAGCTGTTGATGCACAAGCGGGAAATCATGCGGCTGTTCGGGCAAACCAGGGAAAAGGGTTTATCACTTATCCCCCTTAAGGTGTACTTTAAAAATGGTAAATGGGCTAAAATTGAGCTGGCCCTGGCCCGGGGCAAAAAGAAATTCGACAAACGGGAAGATATTGCCGCCCGGGACGCCAAAAGAGAAATGGACCGGGCCATGAAAGATAGGCAAAGGTTTTAGATAGGTGAGTTTGATTGCTCAAGATTAGCTGTGTTAGTTAAGTTTCAAACAACTGTAATGTAACAAACTTTAATACTTGTTATTTAATTATGGGGGCGAAATGGTTTCGACGGGGGAAGTTGTGGCAGGATAAGCGAGCCGGGGTTCCATCAGCCCGTTAAACGGTGGAACAGTTAATATAACTGCCAACAAAGAAAATTACGCTCTAGCTGCTTAATTACAGCTAGCATCCCACCCGCACTTGCCTGTGGAGCGGGCCACGGGGTGTCATATGAGCAGGCTTACCCTTTAGCCG
This window harbors:
- a CDS encoding PaaI family thioesterase; this encodes MNYLRSRVKGSDHMCFGCSPANPIGLKLKFKMDGDICRTEFEAGEEHQGWNGYMHGGLIAALLDETMAWWLWLKDISIMTVEMNTRYSIGVPIKTRLVVESWCEEVKRDRLYLMAGRIILPGGKTAVKATAKFMKIDPAQI
- a CDS encoding HD domain-containing protein — translated: MTREEAYKLLKQHLKNKNLIKHSLAVEAVMRRLAEHFNEDVEKWGLAGLLHDIDYDRTKDDPHRHSLEGADLLADKGLPGDVVYAVRVHNEAHGLPRKTLMDKALYSTDPLTGLIVAGALVRPEKKLSAVDVTFLKKKYGEKAFARGANREIIAACSEMGLELEEFLALGLEAMQGIAGEMGL
- the smpB gene encoding SsrA-binding protein SmpB, producing MSAKTIVNRKARHEYHIDETYEAGIALSGTEIKSIRAGKANLQDSYARIENGELVLYNMHISPYEQGNRFNHEPKRPRKLLMHKREIMRLFGQTREKGLSLIPLKVYFKNGKWAKIELALARGKKKFDKREDIAARDAKREMDRAMKDRQRF